Genomic DNA from Jejubacter calystegiae:
ATGTGGTGGACTACGGCGAGTTTAAACAGGGCAAACGCATGGATGGCACCGTGTTCTCTACTCTGCTGGCGGTCCTGAAAATGGGCATGGCGGTGAGTGGCGCCATCGTCGGCTGGACTCTGGGGTTAAGCGGCTATGTGGCCCAGGCTTCGCAGCAGCAATCCTCGGCGATGATGGCCATCATCGCATTATTCTCGGTGGTGCCCGGCGTGCTTTCGCTTCTTAGCGCGCTGGCCATGCGCGGCTACAAACTGAATGACGCCACCATGCGCGGCATTAACCAGCATAAATTATCGGACTCGCATCCCGCGACGGAATCTAACGTATTGAAACCACAGGAGTTGTCATGAGTGAATTACGCGCTGAAGCACAGCGTATTCTCTGGCTGTTCGACCGCCAGACCCTGATTGTCGAACCGTGGGGTGAAAACAGTCTGCGGGTGCGGGCGACCTGCCAGCCGGAAATTCAGCAAACCGACTGGGCGCTGCTACCGGCACAGGCTTGCGACGTCGTCATCGAACAACAGCACGAACAACTCAGCCTGAGTAACGGCAACATTACCGTCACCCTGAACAGCCGCGGACAACTGGCGTTTTATAACCAGCGTGGCGAGCTGCTGCTGGAGGAGTTCTGGCGTCAGCGCAGTACGGTAGGCATTGGCGCCAGTGAAAAGAGTCAGGACAAGTACATCAGCGCACTAAAGCTGGATGGCCGCGAATTTCGCCCGATACCGGGGGGGAAACACCAGCTCAGCGTCCGCTTTGAAGCGCGAGCGGAAGAGAAAATTTACGGTATGGGGCAGTACCAGCAGGACTGCCTCGATCTCAAAGGTTGTACCCTGGAGCTGGCCCAGCGCAACTCTCAGGCCAGCGTGCCTTTTATGGTTTCCAGTCTTGGCTATGGTCTGCTGTGGCATAACCCGGCGGTGGGGGAGGTGACCTTTGGAAAAAACGGCACCCGCTGGCGGGCTGAGGTGACCGATCAGATGGACTACTGGATAACCGCCGCCAATACCCCGGCGCAGATTGTGCGTCAGTATGGTCAGGCGACCGGTACGGCGCCGATGATGCCCGGTTTCGCAACAGGATTCTGGCAGTGCAAACTGCGCTATCGCACCCAGCAGGAGGTGCTGGAGGTGGCGCGGGAGTACCGCCGTTTACAACTGCCGCTTTCGGTGATCGTTATCGATTTCTTCCACTGGCCAAATCAGGGGACCTGGTGTTTCGATGCCCGTGACTGGCCCGATCCTAAAGCCATGGTGGCGGAGCTGAAATCCATGGGGATAGAAACCATGGTGTCGGTCTGGCCAACGGTGGACAGCCGTAGCGAAAACTATCGACTGATGAAATCAAAAGGCTGGCTGGTGAACAGCGATCGCGGGGTTTCGGTGAATCTCGATTTCCTGGGGAATACCACCTTTTTCGATGCCACGCATCCCGGAGCGCGGGACTTTGTCTGGCAGGAGGTTAAGCGCCACTACTATGACCTGGGTATCCGCACCTTCTGGATGGATGAGGCCGAACCGGAATACCGCGCTTACGACTTCGACAATTATCGCTATCACCTGGGGCCGGTTCAGGAGGTGGGCAATATCTATCCTCAGCTATTTGCCCGCGGATTTTATGAAGGTCTTCAGGAACAGGGGGAGACGGAGATTGTGAACCTGGTGCGCTGCGCCTGGGCGGGCAGTCAGCGCTATGGCGTGCTGGCCTGGTCGGGGGATGTTCACTCCTCTTTTCATGCGCTGCGCAACCAGTTTACCGCCGGGCTAAATATGGCGATGGCCGGTATCCCGTGGTGGACCACCGATATTGGCGGTTTCCAGGGGGGCAATATTCACGATCCCGAATTTCATGAATTGCTGATTCGCTGGTTCCAGTGGGCGGTCTTTTGCCCGGTAATGCGTCTGCACGGTTATCGGGAACCGCAAATCGCGCCGGAAGAGGCGTGGCGCGACGGTATCGCTCAGTGTAATAGCGGCTCGCCGAACGAAGTCTGGAGCTATGGCGAACAGAACTATCAGTTGATGAAGGCCTGCCTGTTACTGCGTGAGCGGCTGCGTCCTTATATCGATGAACTGATGCGCGAAGCCCATGAACAGGGCGATCCGGTCATGCGTCCGCTGTTTTATCACTATCCGCAGCAGCCGGAAAGCTGGCAGGTGGAGGATCAGTATCTGCTGGGGCAGGATCTGCTGGTGGCGCCGGTCCTGCACGCCGGGCAACGCGAGCGGGAGGTCTGGCTACCCGCGGGGGATAACTGGATTGCCCGTAACTGCGAGCGTTTTAAGGGCGGTCAACGTATTCAGGTGGCGGCACCGCTCAGCGCTATTCCGGTCTTTCTGCGCGAAGGCGGTCATGCTGATGTGCTGGAGGAGGCGTGATGCGGGAAAAAATTCTGCTGCTCGACGCTATTGCGCAGGATCTGGCGCAGCGCTTACGGGAAGATTACCAACTTTACGATGCACGGGATCCCGGGGCACAGGCCTGTGCCGCGCAATTTCGTATTGCGCTCGCGAACGGAGAGAGTCGCATTAGCGCTGCCGATATCGCGCCGTTTCCCGCGCTTGGCCTGCTGTCAATTTACGGAGTGGGTTATGACGGCGTGGACTGCGCGGCGTTAAAGGCGCGCAATATCTGCCTGACTCACACGCCTGGCGTACTGAGCGCCGACGTGGCCGATCTGGCCGTGGGGCTGTTGCTGGCGCTGGCGCGCGATATTCCCGACGCTGCCCGTTTCGTTCGCGAAGGAGGCTGGTCTGATGGACGCTACCCGCTACAGCGCCGGGTTTCCGGCTCCCGGGTGGGAATTGCGGGTATGGGGCGAATCGGCCTTGCGATTGCCCGCCGTCTGGCGGCCTTCGACTGCCAGATCCACTACTTCAGCCGTCAGGATAAAGGGCTGGCCGGCTACCACTATCAGCCCTCTCTTTG
This window encodes:
- a CDS encoding TIM-barrel domain-containing protein, translating into MSELRAEAQRILWLFDRQTLIVEPWGENSLRVRATCQPEIQQTDWALLPAQACDVVIEQQHEQLSLSNGNITVTLNSRGQLAFYNQRGELLLEEFWRQRSTVGIGASEKSQDKYISALKLDGREFRPIPGGKHQLSVRFEARAEEKIYGMGQYQQDCLDLKGCTLELAQRNSQASVPFMVSSLGYGLLWHNPAVGEVTFGKNGTRWRAEVTDQMDYWITAANTPAQIVRQYGQATGTAPMMPGFATGFWQCKLRYRTQQEVLEVAREYRRLQLPLSVIVIDFFHWPNQGTWCFDARDWPDPKAMVAELKSMGIETMVSVWPTVDSRSENYRLMKSKGWLVNSDRGVSVNLDFLGNTTFFDATHPGARDFVWQEVKRHYYDLGIRTFWMDEAEPEYRAYDFDNYRYHLGPVQEVGNIYPQLFARGFYEGLQEQGETEIVNLVRCAWAGSQRYGVLAWSGDVHSSFHALRNQFTAGLNMAMAGIPWWTTDIGGFQGGNIHDPEFHELLIRWFQWAVFCPVMRLHGYREPQIAPEEAWRDGIAQCNSGSPNEVWSYGEQNYQLMKACLLLRERLRPYIDELMREAHEQGDPVMRPLFYHYPQQPESWQVEDQYLLGQDLLVAPVLHAGQREREVWLPAGDNWIARNCERFKGGQRIQVAAPLSAIPVFLREGGHADVLEEA
- a CDS encoding 2-hydroxyacid dehydrogenase, producing the protein MREKILLLDAIAQDLAQRLREDYQLYDARDPGAQACAAQFRIALANGESRISAADIAPFPALGLLSIYGVGYDGVDCAALKARNICLTHTPGVLSADVADLAVGLLLALARDIPDAARFVREGGWSDGRYPLQRRVSGSRVGIAGMGRIGLAIARRLAAFDCQIHYFSRQDKGLAGYHYQPSLCQLADQVDFLIVAMSAGPENRHLIDGQVMRSLGPRGYLVNVARGSLVDETALIAALEKGELAGAALDVLEEEPLVPPALMGLSSVIITPHIASATRETRAAMTQLVLDNIHGWLQRGAVLTPAPGFDT